A single Ammospiza caudacuta isolate bAmmCau1 chromosome 6, bAmmCau1.pri, whole genome shotgun sequence DNA region contains:
- the SOCS4 gene encoding suppressor of cytokine signaling 4 yields the protein MAENKDSSAKNADVRPKSSRSRSADRKDGYVWSGKKLSWSKKSEHCPDPETANAAGRSGTNLRSQERKYSCSSIELDLDRSCGHRFLGRSLKQKLQDAVGQCFPIKNCSSRHASGLPSKRKIHISELMLDKCPFPPRSELAFRWHLIKRHTAPISPKAEEWIIADLSQHEEREDQLRDEDIANGGMDSPSQSCDFTDSSSSRGDPRPELVTGKVARSSRDESDMDSDDEVITLCTSSRKRNKPKWETDDELLRMETPPKYHTQIDYVHCLVPDLLQINNNPCYWGVMDKYAAEALLEGKPEGTFLLRDSAQEDYLFSVSFRRYSRSLHARIEQWNHNFSFDAHDPCVFHSPDITGLLEHYKDPSSCMFFEPLLSTPLNRTFPFSLQHICRTVICNCTTYDGIDALPIPPSVKLYLKEYHYKSKVRVLRIDVPEQQS from the coding sequence ATGGCAGAGAACAAGGACAGCAGCGCGAAAAACGCAGATGTGAGGCCCAAAAGCAGCCGGAGCAGGAGTGCAGACAGAAAGGATGGATATGTCTGGAGTGGGAAAAAGCTCTCCTGGTCCAAGAAAAGTGAGCATTGCCCTGATCCTGAAACAGCAAATGCTGCAGGAAGGTCGGGGACTAATTTAAGGAGCCAAGAGAGGAAATACAGCTGCTCGTCCATCGAGCTGGATCTAGACAGGTCCTGTGGGCACAGGTTTTTGGGGCGCTCTCTCAAGCAGAAGCTGCAGGATGCTGTGGGTCAGTGCTTTCCCATAAAGAACTGCAGCAGCCGGCATGCCTCAGGACTGCCCTCCAAAAGGAAGATCCATATCAGTGAGCTGATGCTGGATAAGTGTCCTTTCCCTCCTCGCTCAGAGCTGGCTTTCCGCTGGCACTTGATCAAAAGGCACACGGCCCCTATAAGTCCAAAGGCAGAAGAATGGATAATTGCTGATTTATCCCAGCACGAGGAAAGGGAGGACCAGCTGCGAGACGAGGACATTGCCAATGGGGGGATGGACTCTCCCTCCCAGTCCTGTGACTTCActgacagcagctcctctcGGGGGGACCCGAGGCCCGAGCTGGTGACAGGTAAGGtggcaaggagcagcagagatgagAGTGACATGGACTCCGATGATGAAGTCATAACCCTGTGCACAAGCTCTCGGAAACGAAACAAGCCCAAGTGGGAAACGGATGACGAGCTGCTGCGGATGGAAACGCCCCCGAAATACCACACCCAGATTGATTATGTCCACTGCCTAGTGCCAGACCTCCTCCAGATCAATAACAACCCCTGCTACTGGGGAGTCATGGATAAATACGCCGCCGAGGCGCTGCTGGAAGGGAAGCCAGAGGGAACGTTCCTGTTGCGAGACTCTGCCCAGGAGGACTATTTGTTCTCCGTCAGCTTCCGCCGCTACAGCCGCTCCCTCCACGCCCGGATAGAGCAGTGGAATCACAACTTCAGCTTTGATGCCCACGATCCCTGTGTCTTCCATTCTCCTGACATCACAGGGCTCCTAGAACACTACAAAGATCCGAGCTCCTGTATGTTCTTTGAACCACTTTTATCCACTCCCCTGAACAGGACCTTTCCCTTCTCGCTCCAGCATATATGTAGAACGGTCATTTGCAACTGTACAACTTATGATGGTATCGATGCACTTCCCATTCCTCCCTCGGTGAAGCTGTATCTCAAGGAATATCATTATAAGTCAAAAGTTAGAGTGCTCAGGATTGATGTACCAGAGCAGCAAagctag